A window of Chloroflexota bacterium genomic DNA:
ACAAAAAGCATGCCGACTCCTGGATGCAGACGGTCGAGCGTTACGCCCTTCCTGTGATTGGCGACTCCCGCATTGACAGCATAGGCAAGCAGGACGTTCTCCGTATCCTAACTCCTATCTGGACGAGCAAGTCCGAGACGGCTCGGAGAGTTCGGCAACGCGTTAGGGCGATTTTCGATTGGGCTATCGCGCACGACTACATCGAGTATAACCCGGCGGGAGAGGCGATTAAGGCAGCTCTCCCGACTATGCCCAAGGTGAAGGAACACCTTCGATCGCTTCCCTACAAGGAAGTTCCGGCGGCGCTGAATGCGATCAGCATGACGGAGTCCGCCACTGCGTCTAAACTATGCCTGCGATTCGCAATCCTGACGGCTGCCCGCCCCGGGGAAGCCCGTGGCGCTTCGTGGGAGGACATCGACCTGGCCGCGTCTCTCTGGGTGATTCCGGCGGAAAGGATGAAGGCCGAGCGCGAGCATCGCGTTCCACTTTCCGACTTAGCTATCTCTTTGCTCGAGGAAGCAAAATCACTCTCTGACGGATCAAGCCTGGTATTCCCCTCTCCGGTCAATCGCGGGAGGCCGGTGAGTGAGAACACGCTCGGCAAGGTTCTGAAGTCCGCAGGACTGCACAGCAGGACCACGGCGCACGGCTTTCGCTCTTCGTTCAGAATATGGGCACAGGAGAACACAAACTCAAGCCATGCCGCGATGGAGCTTTCGCTGGCTCACTCGGTGGGGTCGGCGGTCGAGCAAGCATACATGCGCTCGGACCTCCTGGAACAGCGCCGAACGCTCATGCAGCAGTGGGGGATTTTCCTCTCCAATCATCCTTATGAGGAAAATCGCCCGAGTTTAGACACGAGCTGACAGGAATGGTGAAGCGCATGAGGGCTGAGGATGCCGGCGAGGCATAAGGATTCCCTTCGCTCACTTGATACAAGTGACTGGGGCAGAAGCAGCTGTCTGACCGCTTGAAGTCCGGATGGACCCGGTGGAACTTGACGAATTGTTGATCACGATTTAGGCTCGGATTCATAATGCCGAAGACCGTTCTCGATCCTCACATAACAGGCCCACGGGTAAGCGCCGATCAACTGCTGATGGCTCTGTTGATCTGCCTGATACCAGTGCTGATGTGGCTCGGCCTTGGAGCAGCAGGAATTGCCGAATTTGCCTCAGGTGATTTCGGCGCTTCGCTGTCAGCTCTAGCCGTTGCAGAAGCTGCATATGCCGTTTTAGTCACTTACATACTTACGGTCGCTACGGGAGCGTTTGAAGTCCTCGTCAGAGCTGGACGATTCTTTTTCCGAGACTTCACACTGTCACTGACAATCCGCCTCGGAAGGCTGGCGATCCGGTATTCCCGGACGACCTCGATTCTCAAGGCACTTCCCCCGGAAATCACGCATGGCGCGGCAGACGCGCCGCTAAGCCGGAACCGGTTCCTCCAGACTCCCCGAATCCTCGTCCACCGCTGGCTCGCCAGTACAAGTCCCCACCTCATCTTCCAGTAATCTCCCTCATTGGGATGCCCCGCACAGGGGCGGGCTCCGGCTGAACTCCGTAGTATAGCCACGTTCAGCCCATGGACAGGTCTGACACGACTTGTCCATGAGGAGCCCGGATACCCCCTGTGCAAATTCTGCAAACCGCTTCCCGACGGAAGCCGTCCATTACGGAATTCAATCATTCAGATTTCCCTTATGGACGGGGCCCTCAAGCAGAAATGATCAGGCGGTTTGCAGTTCAAAGAAAGTTTATCGTAGCAAGTAGGAGAGGAGGAACTATCGTGATTGATCGGTTAATAAGATTGGAGGAAGTCTTGAGTTACACGGGGCTGAGCAGGTCGGAGCTTTATCGCAAGATTCAGATTGGAAAATTTCCGCGGCCCGTCAGGGTCGGCAAGCGCGCGGTGCGTTGGCGCGAAAGCGAGGTGGAGGGGTGGATTACGGAACGACCGCGAACCGTTATGCACTAGAAGGAGGGCGGAGAAACAGGCCTTGTGAGGTTTGCAGCAGCACAAGGCCTGGACCGCAAACCTGCCAGGAAGCTGATGCGCTATGAATATTAGCATGCAGCGCTCGGCCTTCGATAATACGATAGCCCGGCGGGAATGCGTGAGACGGAAGGGCACAGGCCGTCACTCCCTCACCTTCACGCCGGAGCATCGTAATCCCAGCGCTGCCGGGCCCAGGCTTGTGCTGGGGAACCATCACAGCCACATCGTCGGTGAGACCGGCTTCGAGCGGATCATCGCCATTCCCCGCGTTGCCATCGCACGCGCGAGTGGGGGACGCCGCGGCACTCCATCAACGTCGACGATACACGCCGTCCACTCGCGCGTCCACCTCGGTCGCCAATCTTCCCATCGGGGGCGCCGACATGGGATATGATCTGAGCAACTGGGCACAGACTCTGATACATCCCTGCCTTACGCCGAGAACTAGACAGGTTCTCAACGCCATCTGCCTGGTCGCTCACGACGACCACGGCGAGTTCTGGATGAGAGGGAAGAAGCTCATCGAGGAGCACCTTCCCGACATGTCCTACGGTGGATACCGCAACTGCCTCGGCCGGCTGGTGCGAAACGGTCTGCTCATCAAGGTCGAGCACGGCGGCGGGC
This region includes:
- a CDS encoding tyrosine-type recombinase/integrase, with translation MSRLTVAKVKSLQTPGRYGDGSGLYLNIAKRGSKSWVQRITIDGRRRDMGLGGYPDVSLAQARRRAADNRAAVADGRNPLAENRRASTPTFKEAARAVHAIKVPTWRNKKHADSWMQTVERYALPVIGDSRIDSIGKQDVLRILTPIWTSKSETARRVRQRVRAIFDWAIAHDYIEYNPAGEAIKAALPTMPKVKEHLRSLPYKEVPAALNAISMTESATASKLCLRFAILTAARPGEARGASWEDIDLAASLWVIPAERMKAEREHRVPLSDLAISLLEEAKSLSDGSSLVFPSPVNRGRPVSENTLGKVLKSAGLHSRTTAHGFRSSFRIWAQENTNSSHAAMELSLAHSVGSAVEQAYMRSDLLEQRRTLMQQWGIFLSNHPYEENRPSLDTS
- a CDS encoding AlpA family transcriptional regulator, which gives rise to MIRRFAVQRKFIVASRRGGTIVIDRLIRLEEVLSYTGLSRSELYRKIQIGKFPRPVRVGKRAVRWRESEVEGWITERPRTVMH